Proteins encoded within one genomic window of Glycine soja cultivar W05 chromosome 1, ASM419377v2, whole genome shotgun sequence:
- the LOC114423979 gene encoding uncharacterized protein LOC114423979 has translation MSTVSVFTLPLSRPPIPPHKLNPHSLSKHKHKHKHKHIATQEMKLAWSPERASKAYIDTVQSCQVFRESGVAEFISAMAAGWNSQLIVETWSQGGLIATSVGLAVARSHTCGRHVCVVPDERARSEYAERMGEAGVTAEIVVGEPEEVMEGLVGVDFLVVDSRRKDFTRVLRLAKLSNKGAVLLCKNANSNSKGFIWRSLVAKGSSRRVVRSAFLPVGKGLDMAHVSASGGNNSSGHRWIKHVDQHSGDVHFIRR, from the exons ATGTCAACGGTCTCTGTCTTTACCCTGCCTTTATCACGTCCACCCATCCCCCCACATAAATTAAACCCACACTCCCtttccaaacacaaacacaaacacaaacacaaacacatcgCAACTCAAGAAATGAAACTAGCTTGGTCACCAGAGAGAGCATCCAAAGCATACATCGACACAGTCCAATCT TGCCAGGTTTTCCGCGAATCCGGAGTGGCGGAGTTTATTTCGGCCATGGCGGCGGGGTGGAACTCGCAGCTCATAGTGGAGACGTGGTCGCAGGGAGGACTTATTGCCACCAGCGTGGGATTAGCCGTGGCGAGGTCTCACACGTGCGGAAGACACGTGTGCGTAGTTCCCGACGAGCGGGCGAGGTCGGAGTACGCGGAGAGAATGGGCGAGGCGGGCGTGACGGCGGAGATCGTGGTGGGGGAACCGGAGGAGGTGATGGAGGGTTTGGTCGGCGTGGACTTCTTGGTGGTTGATTCTCGAAGGAAGGACTTTACGCGTGTGCTGAGGCTCGCAAAGTTGAGTAATAAAGGTGCTGTCTTGCTCTGCAAGAACGCTAATTCAAACTCCAAGGGTTTCATATGGCGGAGCCTCGTGGCGAAAGGTTCTTCGCGGCGTGTTGTTCGTTCGGCGTTTCTTCCTGTGGGGAAGGGACTTGACATGGCACACGTGTCTGCCTCTGGAGGTAATAATAGCTCCGGACATAGATGGATTAAGCATGTTGATCAACATTCAGGGGACGTGCATTTTATTCGACGATGA